The nucleotide sequence AAGCCGCTCGTGGCACGCAGGAGGTCAACGCCAACATCAGCGGCGTGCAGCGCGCCGCCGACGACACCGGTGCGGCAGCAAGCGAGGTGCTTGGCGCGGCCGAGCAACTCTCAACGCAATCGCGTGATCTCGCCGGACAGTTCAACCGCTTCCTGAGCGAAGTCAGGGCGGCCTAAAGCATGATCCGGAAAAGTGCGAGAGCGGCTTTCCGAAAAGATCATGCTTAAACAACAACCTAAAGCGCGATGACGATTCATTCCAATCTCATCGCGCTTTAGAGCACCGTCTCTCAGTAAGGCGGCGCCTTCCGCGCGCGCTGCTCCTTGGCGGCTTCGATCCACCACAGGAGGTCGTCGGCAAAGCGCGGGAACGACCGTTCCAGCGCCTTGCCGCCCTCGCCGATCGGCTCGCCGTCGGCCGACAGAGTCTGCGCGATCGGGCCGACACCGATGGTGCTCGACACCACCACCATACCCATCTCCGATAGCGTACCATGCCAGGCAGTCGCGGCACGCGCGCCGGACAGTCGGCCGGCGGAATAGCTCGCGATCGCAGCCGGACGCCAGAACCATTCTTCCAGGAAATGGTCGGTGAGGTTCTTCAGCCCGGGCTGAATGCCCCAATTGTACTCGCCGGTGACGAAGACGAACCCGTCGGCACCGCGGATCTGCCCGGCCAGCTTCTCGAGCGCCTCGGGCACCGAGCCCTTGGGATATTCCTTGTACATGCGGTCGAGCATCGGCAGTCCGACCGCCTTGGCGTCGATGAACTCGACATCTTCGCCGCGGCCGCGCAGGCGATCGGTGATGAAGTTCGCAAGGCGAATGCCCATGCGATCGGAGCGGTAGGAACCGTAGAGGACGAGGATGCGATTGCTCATGCCGGCAGGCTAGCATGAAACTGCAGCCCGGGCCCAATCTACTTCTTGACCAAGCCTCAAGCGTCAGGCCTTGCGGCCGCGCTCGAGCGTTTCCGACGGCGATTCGCCAAATTGATCGCGATAACTCCCGGAAAAGTCGCTCAAGTGCCAGAAGCCGAAAGCAAGTGCCGCGGCCTTCACGCTGTCGGCGCCCGCAAGCAGGCGCTTGCGTACCAGCCATAGCCGGCGCAGGCGCAGATAGCGGTGCAGGCTCATGCCACGATAGCGCCGGACGATGTCGTGCATGGTGCGAACCGACATCCCGAGCTTGCGGGCGATCTCTTCGCTGTAGATGGGTTGGGAGAGATCGTCCGACAGCAAGGCCCGAATGTCCTGGAAGATCCTGAAGTGCCGCTCGTCGTTCGGCCGCACCGTCCAGCGCGCGGAAACCACATTCTCGAAGGCTTCATCGACGGCAGCGAGCAGGGACTCCTTCATGGCGGAGGCCTTTAGCGGCACTTCGGCGGGATCGGTCGGAACCGAAGCGGCGGCTATTACCTCCGTGACCACCCTCCGCAGCCGATGCAGGGCCGGAATACTCGTCTCGAAGATCCTGAAGTTTGACCTCGTCTCCGGCCAACCACGATCCGTTACCTCCGGTCTGAAGACGACTGAGGCAATGTGCCGCTGCACCTCCTCGATGGCATTATAGGCTGAGCCGTTGCTGCCGATGACAACGACCGCACGATCCCGCTGTGCACCATTGAAGCGAATGGGGACGTCGTGATCGTCCATCGCAAAGCCGATCGCCGTGCAGTTCGCGACGAGCTGCCCATCCACCACGCGCGGGAACGTCCGCGTCACGTTCACGTCACAGCCTGGCAGGTGCAGTATGAGCTGCTCGGCAGCGATCCTTCGCACGAACGGCGTGAATTCGACGTTCAAGCCACGGATCGAACTGCGAAATTCATCGACGTCTGAAAAGCGAAATACCCTTGGCGCCAATCCGGGCGTTTCATCAATATTGTTCATGGCAAATTGAAATCGCGCCGGGAAACGACGCGTGTCCGGCACTTACCGGTCTGATTTCCCCCTTTCGGTTGTCCCGCTCGACCGAAAGAATCATCCTGGATCCTTTCAACCAGTTGGCGAGTCCCCGGCTCGGAGGACAAGACGGCGGATCGATGCCTGCCAAATTTCGATATCGTTTCCAGTGGTTGCGACGGTGCGGCAATACCCCGGCCATCAAGGTCTAAAATTCAAATTAACAACTCTGCGGCGAAATCAATCTCATTGAATAGCTGAAGTGTTTTCAATTCAGGCCCTGCCATGATGGCAATTTCGCCTGCGCAAATTCTTGCTGAATTGGAAGAGGCGGTCGCGACCTGCCCGCCCGAGCGATGTGCGCGTATCGTTTCCGGCATTGTTCACCTGCTCTCTGCCTCCGGCGACCGCCCGCACGAGCTGCTTGTCAACGTCGTCGATGGCATTCTCCTTCGTCTGACCGAACGGGTCACTCCAAAAACGCTGCTCCAGCTCAGCATAGCTATTTCCGAGCTGACAGTGGCGCCGAAGGAGACGTTGCAACGGCTGGCACGGCATGAGGATCCCGCCATTGCGAGCCCGGTACTGCTCAGATCGCAGGCACTCGCCCCGACTGATCTTGAAATGGTCGCGACGTCCGGTGGCGACCTTCACCTTCTCGCGATCTCGGCTCGAGAAAAAATCGAACCCGCCGTAACCGAGATGGTGGTGAAGCGCGGCAGCAGCACGGTCTGTCTTGCGGTCATCAAGAACCCGGGAGCCAGGTTTTCCGATGCGGCCTACGCGATACTGATTGATCGGGGCGAGCAGGACGGCGAGATTACGAAGGCGCTGGCACTCAGGCCGGGCACGCCCGACGTGATCGTGCGCAAGCTGCTCACTCCCTCATCGCGGCAGACACCGGCCGCGAAGCCGAATGACTCCTACGCGCCGCCGGGTACCGCATCGGGTCCCAAGCCCGCTCCGATCAGCTTGAAGCGCCCCTGCGCCGCCGATTACGAACGTGCAAGGCCCGAGATCGTCGCACTGAGTCGCGTCGGCAAGCTGAGCGACTCGACGGTCAACCGTTTCGCCATACGCGGCGAGATCGCCAACCTTCACATAGCGCTGTCGGTGCTCGCGGGAGTTCCGATCGAGCTCATCGAGCACGTCATGACCGCCCCCGATTGCGAAGGGCTGGTCATGGCCTGCCGAGCCTCACGACTGAACTGGCAGACGACGCTTGCCATCCTCAGCAACCGGGGCGGCATGCGGCTCTCCTTTGCAGAACGGGAGCGAGCGCAGCAGATCTTCGAAACACTTCTTTTGTCGACCAGCCAATGGACGGTTCGTTGGGGCGAAATGACGGCAAACGCCAACATCAGCGATCCGGGTCATCGTGACGCAAAAACGGGGGTGAGCCGATGAAATTCGACAGTCGCAAGGCGCTTCGCGTGCGGATGGATCACAGGCAGTCCGTCAACCTGATGGGCTCGGACGGCACATGGCGACGAAGCTGCGTCCTGCTCGACGTGTCGCAAACGGGCGCCAAGATCGAGGTGGAGGGAACGCTCGATGTCCTGCAAGCCAAGGAATTCTTCATGCTGCTGTCGTCCACGGGACTGGCGTACCGGCGGTGCGAGTTGGTCTGGATCGACGGAACCATGGCCGGTGTTCATTTTGTCACCGCTGAGAGCAGGAAGAAGACAACGAAGGGACAAAAGGCGGCCGCGCTGAGGCCGGGTGAAGCCAAGTAGGCCCTGAAGCATCGCCCAGAGCATCAAAACATAAGGGTCATTCAGCGGTGCAGAACGCGCGAACCATACCCAGCTCCGACGAATTCGCCGGAAGTCCCCGCGAGGCCCACGCGGCTCCCAGATTCGTGCATGTGCTGGCCGATTCCTCCGAGAAACTCGTAGGCGTTTGCTCGATCCTCGAAAAGCAATTCACCGTCGCGGGTGAACGACTCGACGCCGAAGCCAGGCTCCCGCAAGTGCCTTTCGCCGTGGTCATCCGCGCGGACCTGCGTGCTCTCGAAAACATCGCAGCGATCAAGAAGCGGGCAGCCAAGCTGGCAAAGGCCAAGAAGCGCATCTTTTTGGTCGAGGACACGTCCCACATCTGCATCTCGCAGGCTTACGCCCTCGGGGCGACGCTCGTCCTTCCCGGAACGACCAACAAAGCAAAACTGCTGACGGTACTGGCTGATCGCGCCGAACCAGCGGCCGCGGCGTCAGGCGATGCGTCGCAACCGGACAATGCCGTCGAAAGTGCGGCGACCACCATCGCCTCGATGTTCACCGCCGTGACACTCGGCCAGCCGATCGACATGGATGGAGCGAAAGAAGCCGGCGGAAAGATCGCCAATCGCATTGCCGAACACGGGCTATCCGAATGGCTTACCACGGTGCGGCGTCATCACGAGGGCACCTACCAGCACTGTCTGCTCGTAACCGGCGTAGCAATCGACTTCGGATTGAGCCTCGGCGTCAGGCGGAGCGATCTCGAGCGGCTCTATTCGGCCGCCATGTTCCACGACATCGGCAAGGCCCGGATTCCGCTGACGATCCTGGACAAGCCCGGGCGTCTGGATGCCGAGGAAAGGTCCCTGATCGAGACTCATCCGGCTGCGGGCTATGATTTCCTGAAGGACCACAAGGATATTTCGCCCGAGATCCTCGATGCCGTGCGGCATCATCACGAATACCTCGACGGCAGCGGCTATCCCGATGCGCTCTGCGGCGAGAGCATCAGCGACGTCGTTCGCATCCTCACGATTTCGGACATCTTCGCAGCGCTGATCGAACATCGGCACTACAAGCCGACGATGCCGCGCGAAGAGGCTTACAACATTCTGTGCGGAATGAGGGGAAAGCTGGAAAAGGCGCTCCTCACCTCGTTCAAGAACGTCGCGCTCACAAGGTGAGCGTGTGCACTCGATCAGCCTGCTAAGGGCACGAGCGTTGCGAGACGGGCCTAGTGTGTGGCCCGGTATCTGGCGCGGCGCGGAATCGACCGGCACGCCAATCCTTCCGCGAGCCGCTTCATATCCTGGCGTTTGCCGCTGCGGATCAGCCGGCCGAACTCTTCGGGTGTAAAAGGAAGACTTGGATCATCATCAACGGGGGGCCGCACTCGCGGACCAAAGAACCGTCGAACCAGGCTAGCCAGCCGCCGCATATCAATTCCCTCGCGCCAGCAACAAACCTTTCACGTCCGATATTGTTCCTCCCGCGCAATCGAGATTGCAAGAGCCGACAAGTTGTCCGCATCAAAAATTTCCTGCGGAGAATAATCTCCTCCGCCGCGGGCGGCGCACTCTCTCAGTCGGCGAAGCCGACGAACCGCACGAACTCGCCATTGCGCTCGCGATCCGAGCGCACTGCGTTCGCAGCAAATGTGTCATCCGGATATCCCATTGCGACACAGGTCATGATGACTTCATCATGCGGAATCCTGGCGACCTCGCGCACGATGTCGGAGCGCATGATACCCTGCCCGTTGATCACGGAGCCGAT is from Bradyrhizobium sp. ISRA430 and encodes:
- a CDS encoding NADPH-dependent FMN reductase; the protein is MSNRILVLYGSYRSDRMGIRLANFITDRLRGRGEDVEFIDAKAVGLPMLDRMYKEYPKGSVPEALEKLAGQIRGADGFVFVTGEYNWGIQPGLKNLTDHFLEEWFWRPAAIASYSAGRLSGARAATAWHGTLSEMGMVVVSSTIGVGPIAQTLSADGEPIGEGGKALERSFPRFADDLLWWIEAAKEQRARKAPPY
- a CDS encoding AraC family transcriptional regulator; this translates as MNNIDETPGLAPRVFRFSDVDEFRSSIRGLNVEFTPFVRRIAAEQLILHLPGCDVNVTRTFPRVVDGQLVANCTAIGFAMDDHDVPIRFNGAQRDRAVVVIGSNGSAYNAIEEVQRHIASVVFRPEVTDRGWPETRSNFRIFETSIPALHRLRRVVTEVIAAASVPTDPAEVPLKASAMKESLLAAVDEAFENVVSARWTVRPNDERHFRIFQDIRALLSDDLSQPIYSEEIARKLGMSVRTMHDIVRRYRGMSLHRYLRLRRLWLVRKRLLAGADSVKAAALAFGFWHLSDFSGSYRDQFGESPSETLERGRKA
- a CDS encoding DUF2336 domain-containing protein; amino-acid sequence: MMAISPAQILAELEEAVATCPPERCARIVSGIVHLLSASGDRPHELLVNVVDGILLRLTERVTPKTLLQLSIAISELTVAPKETLQRLARHEDPAIASPVLLRSQALAPTDLEMVATSGGDLHLLAISAREKIEPAVTEMVVKRGSSTVCLAVIKNPGARFSDAAYAILIDRGEQDGEITKALALRPGTPDVIVRKLLTPSSRQTPAAKPNDSYAPPGTASGPKPAPISLKRPCAADYERARPEIVALSRVGKLSDSTVNRFAIRGEIANLHIALSVLAGVPIELIEHVMTAPDCEGLVMACRASRLNWQTTLAILSNRGGMRLSFAERERAQQIFETLLLSTSQWTVRWGEMTANANISDPGHRDAKTGVSR
- a CDS encoding PilZ domain-containing protein; this encodes MKFDSRKALRVRMDHRQSVNLMGSDGTWRRSCVLLDVSQTGAKIEVEGTLDVLQAKEFFMLLSSTGLAYRRCELVWIDGTMAGVHFVTAESRKKTTKGQKAAALRPGEAK
- a CDS encoding HD domain-containing phosphohydrolase yields the protein MHVLADSSEKLVGVCSILEKQFTVAGERLDAEARLPQVPFAVVIRADLRALENIAAIKKRAAKLAKAKKRIFLVEDTSHICISQAYALGATLVLPGTTNKAKLLTVLADRAEPAAAASGDASQPDNAVESAATTIASMFTAVTLGQPIDMDGAKEAGGKIANRIAEHGLSEWLTTVRRHHEGTYQHCLLVTGVAIDFGLSLGVRRSDLERLYSAAMFHDIGKARIPLTILDKPGRLDAEERSLIETHPAAGYDFLKDHKDISPEILDAVRHHHEYLDGSGYPDALCGESISDVVRILTISDIFAALIEHRHYKPTMPREEAYNILCGMRGKLEKALLTSFKNVALTR